The following are from one region of the Veillonella nakazawae genome:
- a CDS encoding RluA family pseudouridine synthase, which produces MSWKTYTVKEPTELTVSKYVKERFSLSSRDIQMMFRKKRVKVNSRVAHSQRSLKKGDVLTLELPQDKDYGVDVEKGPITVLYEDAHTLVVNKAPFMLVHPAGQTKYGTLSNYVAGYYAKKGVVHKVRPVHRLDRDTSGCILFGKTKEAQQYYTDELQAGRIDRIYTGLVEGRIDSDGVVDAPIGVDPVFDNRRVIDEFGQPAQTEYTVLGHEGEHTLLKFKLLTGRTHQIRVHMEHIGHPIVGDAMYGTRNKPFTRQCLHASELTFVPYGKDEPITVNCEVGDDFGHEK; this is translated from the coding sequence ATGAGCTGGAAAACGTATACGGTGAAAGAACCGACAGAATTGACGGTCTCTAAATATGTAAAGGAACGCTTTTCATTATCCTCTCGAGATATTCAAATGATGTTCCGCAAGAAACGGGTGAAAGTAAATAGCCGTGTAGCCCATTCCCAGCGTTCCCTCAAAAAGGGTGATGTATTAACATTGGAACTACCACAGGATAAAGACTATGGTGTCGATGTAGAGAAAGGGCCTATTACCGTGCTCTACGAAGATGCTCATACCTTGGTGGTTAATAAAGCTCCATTCATGCTTGTTCATCCTGCAGGACAAACTAAATATGGTACATTGAGTAACTATGTGGCTGGATACTATGCGAAAAAAGGTGTAGTGCATAAGGTGCGTCCTGTACATCGCCTTGACCGAGATACATCTGGTTGTATTCTCTTTGGTAAAACAAAGGAAGCTCAGCAATATTACACTGATGAATTACAAGCTGGTCGTATCGATCGCATCTATACTGGCCTTGTAGAAGGTCGCATTGACTCAGATGGTGTTGTCGATGCACCTATCGGTGTAGATCCAGTATTTGATAATCGTCGTGTTATCGATGAATTTGGTCAACCAGCTCAAACGGAATATACCGTTCTTGGTCACGAAGGCGAACATACGCTATTGAAGTTCAAGTTATTAACCGGCAGAACACATCAAATCCGCGTGCACATGGAACACATTGGTCATCCTATTGTGGGAGATGCCATGTATGGGACACGCAATAAACCTTTTACACGTCAATGCTTACATGCGTCAGAACTCACCTTTGTACCCTATGGTAAGGACGAGCCTATAACGGTAAACTGTGAAGTAGGGGATGACTTTGGACATGAAAAGTAA
- a CDS encoding GNAT family N-acetyltransferase — translation MEYRIATAQDTPHVENLWAYCFEPKEDPFFQYYFTNCYELENTMVGLEQDQLLSTVHLRQYNINVRGAVLPTSYMVGVATHPAARRGGVGGALLKASLEELRNRGQALTILMPSKAAFYQQYGWELYAHQWVNAMSLEDLRPMTDKSLSFGLLNSVDQWTLLDPVYKTYTARLSGYAERGEKEWKRLLGSFFAEGVNIAVVRNDEGSIEGYAVYRLGQPEIPVSELVYTTRRAQRALLNYFYNHRSQGTTIRWNEGLHDTYYRFYPDGKSGHSTMPYMMSRIVDVKTAFEAIPVNPEALMMPITMTFGVKDSLCEWNEGCYEVQYGGALTPSVKKVSDTLDGDVDITVEVGALSQLLMGTLTARDLAFEGKLSANEEWLEFFDILYPEQKTYINEWW, via the coding sequence ATGGAATATAGAATTGCAACGGCTCAAGATACGCCACATGTGGAAAATCTATGGGCGTACTGCTTTGAACCAAAGGAAGATCCATTCTTCCAATATTACTTTACAAATTGCTATGAACTAGAAAATACAATGGTTGGTCTTGAACAAGATCAATTATTGAGTACCGTTCATTTGCGTCAATATAATATCAATGTTCGTGGTGCTGTATTGCCTACAAGCTATATGGTTGGTGTAGCCACACATCCAGCGGCTCGTCGTGGTGGCGTAGGTGGTGCGTTGTTAAAGGCTTCTCTTGAAGAACTTCGCAATCGAGGTCAAGCATTGACGATTTTGATGCCTTCCAAGGCTGCATTCTACCAACAATATGGTTGGGAACTCTATGCTCATCAATGGGTGAACGCTATGTCTCTTGAGGACTTGCGCCCTATGACTGATAAATCCTTGAGCTTTGGTTTACTTAACAGCGTTGACCAATGGACATTGCTTGATCCTGTATATAAAACATATACAGCCCGTCTTTCTGGTTATGCAGAGCGCGGTGAAAAGGAATGGAAACGCTTGCTCGGCAGCTTCTTTGCGGAAGGCGTGAATATCGCTGTAGTGCGCAATGATGAAGGGAGTATTGAAGGCTATGCGGTATATCGCTTAGGTCAACCAGAAATTCCCGTATCCGAATTAGTCTATACTACACGTCGTGCACAACGAGCATTGTTGAACTACTTCTATAACCACCGTTCTCAAGGTACTACTATTCGTTGGAATGAGGGCCTTCATGATACATACTATCGCTTCTATCCAGATGGTAAAAGCGGACATTCCACAATGCCGTACATGATGAGCCGTATTGTGGATGTGAAAACTGCTTTCGAAGCCATTCCTGTAAACCCAGAGGCTTTGATGATGCCTATTACAATGACCTTTGGTGTAAAAGATAGCCTTTGTGAGTGGAATGAAGGGTGCTATGAAGTCCAATATGGCGGTGCATTGACACCATCTGTTAAAAAGGTGTCTGACACATTAGATGGGGACGTAGATATTACTGTTGAAGTCGGTGCTTTGAGCCAACTCTTAATGGGCACATTAACCGCTCGTGATCTTGCTTTTGAAGGTAAACTTTCAGCTAATGAGGAATGGCTAGAATTCTTCGATATTCTCTATCCTGAACAAAAAACATATATTAACGAATGGTGGTAA
- a CDS encoding DUF2156 domain-containing protein, whose product MIGGIIILEFKRFELRDKPLIDKYFEQHHYEASDNCFTTLFMWQDAYGIRWAEENGVLYIQGGGKREPFLLPPFAGKDAKFLDGLLRAKEWFVENNLPFRFKGISKVVKERMEELCPGRYEFTPDRDNYEYIYKSEDLINLSGKKFRQKKNHLNQFRMQYSNYEYMPITEDIIPLCRETAASWVETHHEEGIEDELVAINLLFDNWETLGLKGGAIKLFGRVEAFSIGELLNDKMALIHIEKANPDIRGLYQAINNEFIRHEFSEVEFINREEDMGLPGLRQAKESYNPDHFAEKYDAVYANEADNATGGK is encoded by the coding sequence TTGATAGGAGGGATTATTATTTTAGAATTTAAACGTTTTGAACTAAGAGACAAACCATTAATCGACAAATATTTTGAACAACATCATTATGAAGCATCTGATAATTGCTTTACTACATTATTTATGTGGCAAGATGCGTATGGTATTCGTTGGGCTGAGGAAAACGGTGTATTGTACATCCAAGGTGGCGGTAAACGTGAACCATTCCTATTGCCTCCGTTTGCCGGTAAAGATGCAAAGTTCCTAGATGGTTTGTTACGCGCTAAAGAATGGTTCGTAGAAAATAATTTGCCATTCCGTTTCAAAGGTATTAGCAAAGTTGTAAAAGAGCGTATGGAAGAGTTATGTCCTGGTCGTTATGAATTTACACCTGACCGCGACAACTACGAATACATTTACAAATCTGAAGATCTTATCAACTTATCTGGTAAGAAGTTCCGTCAAAAGAAAAACCATTTGAACCAATTCCGCATGCAATATTCTAACTATGAATATATGCCAATTACAGAAGATATCATTCCATTGTGCCGCGAAACAGCAGCATCTTGGGTAGAAACTCATCATGAAGAAGGTATCGAAGATGAATTGGTTGCTATTAACTTATTATTCGATAATTGGGAAACACTAGGCCTTAAAGGTGGCGCCATCAAATTGTTTGGCCGCGTTGAAGCTTTCAGTATCGGTGAATTATTGAATGATAAAATGGCATTGATTCACATTGAAAAAGCAAATCCAGATATCCGTGGTTTGTATCAAGCAATCAATAATGAATTCATTCGTCATGAATTTAGCGAAGTAGAATTCATCAACCGTGAAGAAGACATGGGCTTACCTGGTCTTCGCCAAGCAAAAGAATCTTATAATCCAGATCATTTTGCTGAAAAATATGACGCAGTATATGCTAATGAAGCAGATAATGCAACAGGCGGTAAATAA
- a CDS encoding efflux RND transporter periplasmic adaptor subunit, translating into MKLNRFYSVVAMLGVVMMALAVAGCGTKTVSVADVTYKDMPLQIHNDANVTALNKATVTPTLTGQVAYAVKVGDQVQQGQTLATVDTSALQQQLASLQGQLSQAQAQSYATSVTTTTAASVDSGQLAQAQKMREAGMITQKEYDRIVERSQPQTTTVTTGGGGGANTAAIQAQIAQVSAQMAASTIVAPIAGTVTAIYNEDRQMAIADRPFMMIQQSTPMVASLSIPRDAAMKLGTPDAKKGIKVLLKVGDQELPGELTYVDVTQPENVPSVLVKATFNNDKGLIKAGEFYTLIIESDIKAKMLTVPSKAVRENQDGKYVYVLTENNTVDVRVVEVGMTEDDNVAIISGLNEGDKVITTDGNFELGESVKL; encoded by the coding sequence ATGAAATTAAATCGATTCTATTCTGTAGTTGCTATGCTTGGTGTTGTAATGATGGCCTTGGCCGTCGCTGGTTGCGGTACGAAAACTGTATCCGTTGCTGATGTAACATACAAGGATATGCCGCTACAGATCCATAATGATGCCAATGTAACAGCCCTTAACAAGGCGACGGTAACACCGACGTTGACAGGGCAGGTCGCGTATGCTGTAAAAGTAGGCGACCAAGTACAACAAGGTCAAACCTTGGCCACTGTAGATACATCGGCTTTACAGCAACAGCTAGCATCCTTACAAGGTCAGTTATCGCAAGCGCAAGCTCAATCCTATGCGACATCTGTGACGACTACGACGGCAGCATCTGTAGATAGTGGTCAATTAGCACAAGCTCAAAAGATGCGCGAAGCGGGTATGATTACTCAAAAAGAATATGATCGCATTGTAGAGCGGTCTCAGCCACAAACTACGACGGTAACAACTGGTGGCGGCGGTGGTGCCAATACGGCAGCCATCCAAGCTCAAATTGCTCAAGTATCTGCACAAATGGCAGCATCTACAATCGTAGCGCCTATAGCTGGTACAGTGACTGCTATTTACAATGAAGACCGTCAAATGGCCATTGCAGATCGTCCGTTCATGATGATTCAGCAATCTACACCAATGGTAGCTTCCCTTAGCATCCCTCGTGATGCGGCGATGAAATTGGGTACACCAGATGCTAAAAAGGGTATTAAGGTACTCCTCAAGGTAGGTGACCAAGAGTTACCAGGTGAATTGACATATGTAGATGTGACTCAGCCAGAAAATGTGCCAAGCGTTCTTGTGAAAGCTACTTTCAACAATGACAAAGGCCTTATCAAGGCTGGCGAGTTCTATACGCTCATCATCGAGTCAGATATAAAAGCGAAGATGCTCACTGTACCAAGCAAAGCGGTTCGCGAAAACCAAGACGGCAAATATGTATATGTATTGACTGAAAATAATACGGTTGACGTACGTGTCGTTGAGGTCGGTATGACAGAAGACGATAATGTAGCAATTATTTCAGGCCTAAACGAAGGCGATAAGGTAATTACAACCGACGGAAACTTTGAATTAGGCGAATCTGTTAAATTATAA
- a CDS encoding aldo/keto reductase has protein sequence MEERMDFRILNNGSFIPSIGYGTYKTGTEGETEQAVCNALGVGYRLLDTAAYYGNEEAVGRGIKASGVNRTDIIITTKIWHTDAGYDNTMRAVESSLKKLDTNYIDIMLVHQPLGDYYGSWRAMEELYDQNVLRGLGLSNFYEDRLIDLLYHCNVKPVVNQIECHPFNQRQSLLQLMRKHQVVGMAWSPFTRDRQPIFDHPIIKSLAEKYGVSKHQIILRWHIQRGIIPLPKANNVSHMEANFDVFDFKLTNIDMDVMELLDQQDFLEDHHTALGLERLLQLK, from the coding sequence ATGGAAGAACGGATGGACTTTAGAATATTAAATAACGGCAGCTTCATTCCCTCTATCGGTTATGGCACTTATAAAACAGGCACAGAAGGAGAAACGGAGCAAGCCGTTTGTAATGCACTTGGCGTAGGTTACCGCTTACTCGATACAGCCGCTTACTACGGTAACGAAGAAGCCGTTGGTAGAGGTATCAAAGCATCTGGCGTTAATCGTACAGATATCATTATTACTACAAAAATTTGGCACACCGACGCAGGCTACGATAATACAATGCGTGCTGTTGAAAGCTCCTTAAAAAAATTAGACACTAATTATATCGACATTATGCTCGTACATCAACCTTTGGGTGATTACTACGGTTCTTGGCGCGCTATGGAGGAGTTATACGACCAAAATGTATTGCGTGGTCTAGGTCTCTCTAACTTTTACGAAGATCGCCTCATCGACTTGCTATATCACTGTAATGTAAAACCTGTGGTGAACCAAATCGAGTGCCACCCATTTAACCAACGTCAGTCCTTATTACAATTAATGCGTAAACATCAAGTAGTAGGCATGGCGTGGTCTCCATTTACTCGTGATCGCCAACCAATTTTCGACCATCCTATCATCAAGAGCTTGGCTGAAAAGTACGGCGTTAGCAAACACCAAATCATCTTACGTTGGCACATCCAACGCGGCATCATTCCATTGCCAAAGGCAAATAATGTAAGCCACATGGAAGCTAACTTTGATGTATTCGACTTCAAGCTTACTAACATCGACATGGACGTTATGGAATTATTAGATCAACAAGACTTCTTGGAAGACCACCACACTGCACTAGGTTTAGAAAGATTATTACAATTAAAATAG